The following are encoded in a window of Methanobrevibacter sp. V74 genomic DNA:
- a CDS encoding DUF1786 domain-containing protein yields MRILAIDVGTGTQDMMIYDSEKELENAIKLVLPSPHLYISQQIREIENDIYFEGEIMGGGKIKRSILEHMDKGYNVVMEPVCAKTIRDNLEQVKSFGIELSDDSKDYSTYSKISMGDINITKLSKFLLGYDLEFDFDEIAIAVQDHGYNENMGDRDFRFEKIREKISEPISPLEFGFRDNLPEYLTRMQAVRRILKNEGITKTPLLMDTKFASIAGMCFDEVAKKLNSFIVIDIGNGHTTAASIEDGKIQGVFEHHTSSLTDESLERYIKRLASGEITNEEVYNDHGHGAHVLNPISKIERVIVSGPKRELIEKTNLDWHHAAPGGDVMMTGTIGLIKTIQG; encoded by the coding sequence ATGAGAATTTTAGCTATTGATGTTGGAACTGGAACTCAAGATATGATGATTTATGATAGTGAAAAAGAATTAGAAAACGCTATTAAACTTGTTCTTCCATCCCCTCACCTATATATCTCTCAACAAATAAGAGAAATTGAAAATGACATTTACTTTGAAGGAGAAATAATGGGTGGAGGAAAAATTAAACGTTCTATTTTAGAGCACATGGATAAAGGTTATAATGTAGTAATGGAACCTGTGTGTGCTAAGACAATTCGTGACAACCTAGAACAGGTTAAATCATTTGGAATAGAACTATCAGATGATTCAAAAGATTATTCGACCTATTCAAAAATCTCCATGGGAGATATAAACATTACAAAATTATCCAAATTTTTACTTGGATATGATTTGGAATTTGATTTTGATGAAATTGCAATTGCAGTACAGGATCATGGTTATAATGAAAATATGGGAGACAGAGATTTTAGATTCGAAAAAATAAGAGAAAAAATCTCAGAACCTATTTCCCCATTGGAATTTGGATTTAGAGACAATTTACCTGAATATTTGACAAGAATGCAGGCTGTGCGAAGAATCTTGAAAAATGAAGGCATCACTAAAACACCATTATTAATGGATACAAAATTTGCTTCAATAGCTGGAATGTGTTTTGACGAAGTAGCTAAAAAATTAAATAGTTTTATTGTAATAGATATTGGAAATGGCCATACAACAGCAGCATCAATCGAAGATGGTAAAATTCAAGGAGTATTTGAACATCATACCTCCAGTTTAACAGACGAATCCCTTGAAAGATACATAAAACGTTTAGCTTCTGGTGAAATTACTAATGAAGAAGTTTATAATGACCATGGACATGGCGCACATGTATTAAATCCAATATCAAAAATTGAGAGAGTTATTGTTAGCGGACCTAAAAGAGAG
- a CDS encoding TrpB-like pyridoxal phosphate-dependent enzyme codes for MNYKITLNSNEVPKEWYNINADLPVELPMPKNSEGRDQIASLQKAFTRAGLEQEFSQERYIKIPKEVRKLYMQMGRPSPLFRATKLEEYLNTPAKIYYKREDTSPTGSHKLNSAIPQAYFAKKEGVERLTTETGAGQWGTALSLACNLLDLDCTVYMVKVSFNQKPDRKNIMNIYNGNVYASPSENTKIGREILAKNPDHPGSLGVAISEAMEEALENEEVKYTLGSVLNHVMLHQSIIGQELKKQLEIADETPDVMIACAGGGSNLSGFLFPFIKDKIDGKSDTQFIAVEPSACPTLTKGSYEYDFGDVSGFTPMLKMFTLGHDFVAPAVHAGGLRYHGMSPQVSLLTKEGYIEPRSAHQREVFEAGITFARNEGVLPAPETTHAIKIAIDEALKCKKTGEEKTIVVNFSGHGMLDLKGYASYFEGNMPDAK; via the coding sequence ATGAATTACAAAATAACTTTAAACTCAAATGAAGTGCCTAAGGAATGGTACAATATTAATGCTGACTTACCTGTTGAACTTCCAATGCCTAAAAATAGTGAAGGAAGAGATCAAATTGCTTCACTTCAAAAAGCATTTACCAGAGCAGGTTTAGAACAAGAGTTTTCACAAGAAAGATATATCAAAATACCTAAAGAGGTTAGAAAACTTTACATGCAAATGGGAAGGCCTTCTCCTTTATTTAGAGCTACTAAATTGGAAGAGTACCTCAATACTCCTGCTAAAATTTATTATAAACGGGAAGATACTTCTCCAACGGGTTCGCATAAGCTAAATTCAGCAATACCTCAAGCATACTTTGCCAAAAAAGAGGGTGTTGAAAGATTGACTACTGAAACCGGTGCAGGACAATGGGGAACCGCTTTATCTCTTGCATGTAACCTTTTAGATTTAGATTGTACAGTTTACATGGTTAAAGTTTCCTTTAATCAAAAGCCTGATAGAAAAAATATCATGAATATCTATAACGGTAACGTTTATGCATCCCCTAGTGAAAATACTAAGATTGGACGTGAAATTTTAGCCAAAAATCCTGATCACCCAGGTTCACTTGGTGTTGCAATTTCAGAAGCTATGGAAGAAGCACTGGAAAATGAAGAAGTCAAATACACATTAGGCAGTGTTCTTAACCATGTAATGCTACATCAATCAATCATTGGTCAAGAACTTAAAAAACAATTGGAAATTGCAGATGAAACTCCAGATGTCATGATTGCTTGTGCTGGTGGTGGAAGTAATCTTTCTGGGTTTTTATTCCCGTTTATAAAAGATAAAATCGATGGCAAATCAGATACCCAGTTCATTGCTGTTGAACCAAGTGCTTGCCCTACATTAACCAAAGGTAGTTATGAATATGATTTTGGTGATGTAAGTGGATTTACTCCAATGCTTAAGATGTTCACGTTAGGCCACGACTTTGTAGCTCCAGCAGTTCATGCTGGTGGATTAAGATACCATGGAATGTCTCCACAGGTTTCCCTTTTAACTAAAGAAGGGTATATTGAACCTAGATCTGCCCATCAAAGAGAGGTATTTGAAGCAGGAATTACTTTTGCTCGCAATGAAGGTGTTCTACCTGCTCCTGAAACTACTCATGCTATTAAAATAGCCATTGATGAGGCATTGAAATGTAAAAAAACTGGTGAGGAAAAAACTATTGTTGTAAACTTCTCCGGTCATGGAATGTTAGATTTAAAAGGATATGCTAGCTATTTTGAAGGTAATATGCCTGATGCTAAATAA